The following are encoded in a window of Chlorocebus sabaeus isolate Y175 chromosome 10, mChlSab1.0.hap1, whole genome shotgun sequence genomic DNA:
- the LOC140712651 gene encoding small cysteine and glycine repeat-containing protein 3-like: MGCCGCGSCGGCGGCGGGCGGGCGGCGGGCGGGCGGGCGSCTTCRCYRVGCCSSCCPCCRGCCGGCCSTPVICCCRRTCSSCGCGCGKGCCQQKGCCQQKCCCQKQCCC, translated from the coding sequence ATGGGTTGCTGTGGTTGTGGAAGTTGTGGTGGCTgtggtggctgtggtggtggctgcggtggtggctgtggtggctgcggtggtggctgtggtggtggctgtggtggtggcTGTGGCAGCTGCACCACCTGCAGGTGCTACCGGGTGGGCTGCTGCTCCAGCTGCTGCCCCTGCTGCCGCGGCTGCTGTGGGGGCTGCTGTAGCACGCCCGTGATCTGCTGCTGCCGCCGCACCTGCAGCTcgtgtggctgtggctgtgggaaGGGTTGTTGCCAGCAGAAGGGCTGTTGCCAGCAGAAGTGCTGCTGCCAGAAGCAATGCTGCTGCTAG